The genomic region CGGTGAGCAGGACGACAGAATCCCCTGTAGACATACGAATTCCGAGTCGAGAACTCAGTGGTCGAGACAGTAGTCGACGTAGTTCCGGAGGATGCGCAGCCCCGTCTCGCCCGACTTCTCCGGGTGGAACTGCGTGCCAAAGACGTTGCCGGCGTCGTTGGCGACAATCGAGGCAAAGTCCGTCCCGTAGTCCGTCGTCGCCACCGTCGCGCTCTCGTCGTCAGGAACGGCGTAGTAGGAGTGGACGAAATAAGCGTGTTCGCCGTCGATGCCCTCCACAAGCGGGTGGTCCCGCGTCACGTCAAGCTCGTTCCAGCCCATGTGTGGCACGGTCTGGTCGCGGCTGAACCGGACGTTCTTGCCCGGAATGAGGTCCAGCCCCTCAGCGTCACCCTGCCCTTCGTGGTCGGCCTCCTCGCTCGTCGTCAGGAGCATCTGCATCCCGAGACAGATCCCGAACAGCGGCTTGCCGGCCTCCACCTGCTCGACCAGCGCCTCGCGGAACGGGCCGGCGTTGTCCATCCCTTCGGAGAAGGCTCCGACGCCGGGCAGGACGATGCCGTCGGCCGCGTCGAACTCTGCGGGGTCCTCCGAGAGCGACACGTCTGCGCCGGCGCGTTCGAGCCCGCGCGTGACGCTCCGGAGGTTCCCCAGTCCGTAATCGACGACGACCACGTCCGCGGTCGTCTGTCTGACACTCATACTTTTTCGTAGGCGAACGGGGGGTAAGTGAGTTCCTGTTCGAACAAGCCTTCGGCACAGCCATTGTCAGGCATGTGGTCCCGATTGCGTTCACACGCCCTGTCCTGAGGGTATCAAAAATGAGAATGGACCAGCCCAGTTTTATTCACCTACCGCATACAGCCGCTAATGATTGATCTTACAGAAGTCCTGTACGTCGACGGTAACGTTCTCATCGCTGAATTTCCCGAAGAAATGGAGATGACAGACGAGACGTTCGCGAAAGTCAATGAACGGTTTGAGGAACTCGCCTCACAGCCGGCGGTCGACACGCACATCTCAAATCTCCAGATGGAGGCGTCACTGAACGACGACGTATTCACGCGAGCACAGGAGGCCGCTGAGGCGGGCAAGGAGTTCGGTATCACGAACTGGGTCATCGTCTCCGAGGGGATCAAGAAAATGGCGCTCAAGAGTCAGGTCGGCGAGATTCCGGGTGTTGACATTTCACTGGTCGATACCAGAGCAGAAGCGATGGATATCGCAGCGAACTAGCGCTTTCGAGCGCACTATCCGACTATTTTAAAACTCGCCGAGTCGCGACTGACCGCTCTGGGCGTCGGTAAACTCTGCGGCAGTCGTCAGTGCGGCCTTGAACGTCTCTTTCTGGCTCGGATCGTACAGCGTCGCCGCCGGGTGGACGGAGACGAGAACGCGACGCGGCTGGCCGGCGATAGCCACGTCGAACACGTCGCCCGCTTCGCCGGTCACGGCGACATCACGCTCTAGCAGGTGCTCGGCCGGCACTTTCCCGAGCGTCACGACGACTTCGGGGTCAACACGGTCGATTTCCGTCTCCAGATAGTCGCGGCAGTTCGTGAGTTCGCCTGTTCGCGGGTCGCGGTTGTCCGGCGGGCGACAGCGCACGCAGTTCGTGATGCGTACGTCGCCGCGGTCGAGGCCGGCATCGCGTAACCCATCATCGAGCACGTCGCCGCTCCGCCCGACGAACGGCTCGCCCTGTTCGTCCTCGTTCGCGCCGGGGGCCTCCCCGACGAACAGCAGGTCCGCGTCCGCGGGCCCGACGCCGTTGACGATGCGCGAGCGCGAGCCACAGAGGTCGTCACAGCGCTCACAGCCAACGACATTGAGGCCGTCCATCTGCTCCATGCACCGTCGTTTGCACCGGGGACTCTCAAACGCAGCGGTCCGCCGGCAGGCATTCGACCGCAGATGCTGGCCGCGATTACCGCTTTACACCGGTTGCTTCGATCTGCACCGTCGCGTCGTTCGGCAGGCTTGCAACGCCGACAACGCTTCGTGACGGTCGCTGTCCGTCGAAAAACGCCGCGTACGCCTGCTTGACCGCTGGTAGCTGGTCCATCTCCGTGAGGTACACTGTCGTCCGCAGCAGGTCCCGCGGTTCGAGACCGGAGTCGGCAGCCATCGCACGAATCTGATCGAGCGCGGCCAGTGTCTGTTCCTGCACATCGCCGTTGCGAGCCGTGTCCGCGTCCGGAACCTGCCCATCAAAGAACAGGAGCTGGCTGTCCTGCTGGCGCTTGCCGTACACGCTGTGTTCTGTCGGCTGGTCGCCTTCGTACCGGGTTACGCTACTGTCGATGTTCGTCTGTTCGTTCGTTTCTGCGGGCTCTACAGCATTCCTCGCCTGCGTCTTGCTCTCTGCCATTGTACGCATACAAACACAGTGCCAGCTAATCAGTATACGTTTAGCTATTACTAACTGTAGGCAATGATGAGGCAGTAATAGCTAGCGAGATGCTTTCGGGCCGCAGATCTAACTTAGCAATAAATAACTCTAGCTGTGGCTCCTGACAGAGGGGACTCCGGCTTGTTCGACTATCTTGGTGGACTGTGTCATCCGTCGCCGGGCGGTCGCTACCGCACCTGACTCACTCCATCTCGACCAGTCCTCGCGCCGCCAGTCGGGCGACTCGGAGTGGTTCCGGACGGCCGCCCTCCGGCGTGAACGCCTGGACGACATCTGCGGCGGCGCTGTCGTCGATACCGACACTCCGAACGTACACTGTCTCGTCGTTCACCGACACCGGTCGGCGCTCCGGCTGGGCACGGTAGGTCGCCAGTCGGTCCTGTACGGTATCGGGGTCGTCGAACGCCTCGCGGATGGCCCCTTCGAGCCCCGGCGAGGACTCGAAGGTGATCGAGAGGACCGGCAGGTCGGTGTGGTCGTGAATTCGCTGGAGGTCGAGGACGTTGAACCATGCCGGTGCGAGACCCGCCACCAGCAGGTAGCGGATGTCCTCGCGGTCCAGTCGGTCGACCATCGCACACACTGTCTCGGTTGCGTCGCTCCCGCCGACCGTGGCAGTACTGAAAACAAAGCCGTCGGCCACTCTACTGGCGCGAACGACAGCGCCAGCGAACTGACTGGTTTCCGCTCGGTACGACTCCGCCACGCCGAGGGCCCGTGCCCCTGCTTTCACGTGTTCTGGTTGTCTTTGATGTCTTCCAGTCTGTCGAGTAGTTCGTCGTTCGACGCGGTGAACTCGTACTCGATGTCGCCCTCGTGGGCGTTTTCTTCAGCATCGAGGCCGTCTTCGTCCTCGAAGTCTGTGTCGTACTCCTGATTGTCTTGTTCCGATTCGTCGTAGCTCCCGAACCCCATGGTACGTGTACAACTATGACGTTCATAGTAAAAAATCACTCGCCGACTCCAGCGTGTTAGCGCGTTAACACGACGTTCTTCGGTCTCACTCTCGGAAGCGTCTGTAGCGACTGGCGGTCGGGACAGTACACTCAAGCGGGCCGCGCCACAGGCTTCGTGTATGGACGTTCACAACGTCACCGCCGAAGCCGAGACATTCACCTGCAACGCCTATCTCGCCATCGGCGAGCAGACGACCCTGATCGACGCCGGCGCGATGCGTGGCGTCGTCGATGTCATCCGCGAGCATACTGACACGCTCGACGCTGTCGTGTTGACCCACCAGCACGGCGACCACGTCCAGCGACTCGATGCCGTCCTCGACGCCTTCGACGCGCCGCTGTACGCCTACGGCTCCCATCCCCGCCGAGACCACAAACTCGCTGACGGCGACACGCTCACCGTCGGCGATGAGGAGTGTGAGGTCGTGTACACGCCGGGCCACGCCGACGACCACGTCTCGCTCGTCTCCGAGTCGGCCCTGTTCTCCGGTGATGTGGTCGTCCACGACGACGGCGCGTTCGACGACGGCTCTTTCGGTCGCACGGACCGCCCCGGCCAGTCCCGCGAGCGCCTCATCGAGAGCATCGAGCGCATTCTCGACCGGATGCCGGCAGGCGTCGAACACATGTATTCGGGTCACGGTGGCGTCTTCCACGGCGACGTTCGCGAGGTCGTTGAGCGCGCCCTCGAACGGGCCGAGCGCCGTGAGCCGAAGTATCCCGACGACTGACCACTCGAAACCGGCGCAACGCTCTAGTGATAGGGCCGATATTCGACGCTATGAACCAGCGACTTCTGACGGGGACGGCCCTGGCGCTCTCCGGCGTCGTGCTGGCCGCTATGCAGGTGCTCCACGCGGTCCAGCAGACCCGGATTCCGGTGGCGGTCGCGGTCGATGCGCTCCCCTTTGCGGCGATGGGCCTCGCGGTAGCGTACGCGGGCGTCTGGCTCGCCCGTGACACGGCATTCGAGGGGGCCACATCCCGAGTGGCCGCGTGGGCCGCCGGCGGAACCGTGACGTTCGCTGCCGTGGCGGCGCTCCTGTTGTTCAGCCAGCGTGTGACTTCTGGCTCACTTGCCCGAGCGTCGTACCTGACGGTGGACCTCGTTACCGTCGGTGCGCTGGCGGGCGTTCTGGTCGGCCTGTACGACGCCCGGAGCCGCAACCGGCTCCGCGAACTGGCGGCCGAACGCGACCGCGTCGAGGCTTTCGCCGGGAAGGCGGCCGACGTGAACAACTACGGACGCGCCATCGCCAGCGCCCCCAGCGTCGACGGTGTCGCCGCCTTCGTCGTTGAGGCCTTCGGCACGATGACTGGCATGGAGGAGACGGCCGTCATCCGGCTCAGGGACGGCGATGCGGTGGCGCTCGCGAACACGGTTCGGACCGTCCCGGTTGATGTCGTCGCCGAGTTCGCGCAGGAAGTCGAGACACAGGAACAGGGCGCGGTCACCGTTCACGACCGCCCGTTCCCCGTCGACATCCCCGAGGTAGTCACCGATTGTGTGTCGGCGGTGGTTCTGGACGACGAGGGCACGACGACAGTTGTCATCTCGGTCACGACGGACGAGACGACTGTCGGCGAAGAAGACCGGAAGCTGCTGGAACTCATCGTCTCACACGCGTCGGTTCGGATGGCAACGCTCGACCGCCAGTCAGCGGACAAAGAACCCACTGGGCAGTAGTGGATTGGTGACGAACTGCCACCGGATGCCGGCGGCAACTGACCCGAAAATCAGGCGCTGCGAGTCTCTTTCGCCTTCGGACGCAGGTTACCGTAGCCGCACTTCCGGCACTGTTGGGCGCGCTCTGGGTTCCGAGCGTTACACCGCATGCAGATCTGCTTGTTGAGGAGTCGGTCGGACGCTGTCTCGAAGCTAGCCATGCGCGGTCATTCCCGGTGCGCGCGTTTAAGCTTTGAGTTTCGGCCCGGGACCGATTCAGCGTGGAACGACATTGAAAGACAGGGAGACACTGCCAGTCGTCGCCGGCTTTAGATGCCCGAACGGCGAAGCCGGAGTATGTACGACCAGGTCGCAGACCTTCCGGTCACTGTCGAGAGCTGTGCGTTCGAGCGCCGTGAGCGGGCGACCTCCAGCGGATTCGACCGAGTGACGACGGTCATCCACCTCTCCGGTGCGGGCGAGACCGGCAGTGGCGAGGACGTGACGTACACCGCCGAGGCCCACGACGCGCTACAGGACAGCGATGCGTTGCCGGGCGAGGACTCCCCGCTGGCCGGTGAGTACACCGTCGATTCGTTTTCGGCGGCGCTGGAAGCGGCCGACCTGTGGCCCGAACCCCCCGACGAGGAGCGGTTCCGTCACTACCGCCGCTGGGGATTCGAAAGCGCGGCGCTTGACCTCGCGCTGAAACAGGCCGACACGGACCTCGGGACGGCACTCGGCCGGCAGTACGACCCAGTGAACTTCGTCGTCTCGACGCGGCTCTCGAACGCGAACGACGACATGCCGCCGACGGCCGACAGACTGGCGATGCTGTGTGAGCGCTACGGCGACCTTTCGTTCAAACTCGACCCGACGCCGTCTTGGAGTGACGCCCTTGTCGACGAGCTGGCGGACTACGACGTTCGAGTGCTGGACCTGAAAGGGCTGTACGAGGGGACGGACGTCGATGTCGAGGCCGACCCCGAGTTCTACCGCCGTGTCGTCGACGGCCTCCCGGACGCGCTGGTCGAGGATCCCGACCTGACCGACGCGACGCGGCCGGTTTTCGACGGGCAAGAAGCACGCGTCACCTGGGACGTACCCATCACCGGCGTCGAGAGCATCGAGGCGCTGCCGTTCGAGCCGTCATGGCTCAACATGAAGCCGTCCCGTTGCGGGACCGTCGAGTCGGTGCTTGCGGCCATCGACTACTGCGAGGAACACGGCATCGACCTGTACGGCGGCGGCCAGTTCGAACTCGGCGTCGGCCGGGACCACATTCAGGCGCTGGCGTCGCTGTGTTACCCCGACGGGCCGAACGACGTTGCGCCTGGGGGGTACAACGACCCCGACCCCGACGCGGACCTGCCGACGAGCCCGCTCACCCCACCTGATGCACCGACCGGCATCGGGACCGGCTTCTCGTAAGCGGCCTTAGAAATGAAGCCGAAGCTACATTATTGTACGGATACTAACTATTGTCATGCGATGCCAAGCCTGCGGAGAACGCATCGACGACGTACTGGAGGCACACGCGCGACGAGCCTGCCCACACTGTGATGCGCCGCTCCTCGAAAAGCCAGCAACGCCCCAGTGACTACTCCTCGGCGAGGTAGTCGTCCTGTACGTCGATGATGTCGCTCGAATCCTCGCAGTTCGCGTACCGTTCCAGTGGTTCCTCGTTCAGTTCCAGAAACGTGTGGCCCCAGGAGAATGTCGAGAGAATTCGCTCGGCGTGGTCGCGCTCCCCGAGAATGGCGAGCGCACCGGCGAAGGCTTCGACGGTATTGAGCTGAAAGGCCGTTCCGTAGTTGACCGGATTGCCGGCGACGAGGAACGGGAGCGAGCGGTGCACCCCTTCGAGGTCGAACGCTTCCCGTTCGGCAGTCTCCCATGAGCAATCGAGCGCGACCAGTCGGCTGTGACGAGCGCCATCGCCGGGGGTCGGTCGGTCCGCTGGGGACAGCGCCTGCTCGGCGAAGGGGTTGAGCACGATGCCGGGCGGCGTCGACCGCGTCGCGCGGTGGAGTTCGGCCTCGTCCATCCGGGCCAGTTTCCGCGCGCTACATTTATCGGGGTCGTCGTCACCCTCGTACCGGACGTGCAGTTCCACAGGAGCGCTACTACACTGGCGAATAAAAGCGACTCGTTCAGTGACACTGTGCAAACACTGTTATAGCCAGGATTGGTTGTACAACGTGTGCTTTCAGAGGGGACGGCGGCACCACTGTTCGAACTGCCGGCGCTCGTCGATGGCGACTGCCAGCGAGTCGAGCTATCCGACTATCTCGGCGAGGACGTAGTCATCCTTGCGTTCTATCCGGCGGATTTCAATCCGGCCTGTGACGACACGTCCTGTGATCTGGACGAACTCGACCTCTTTACGATGCAGAAGGACGTAACTATCTTGGGCATCAGCCCGGATTCGGTGTATAGCCACCGGGCCTTCGCCGACCGCTACGGCCTGAAAGTCCCGCTCCTGTCCGACACTGACCACGATGTCGCCCGCGAGTACGGACTCGACTTTATCGACGATATTGGTCAGCAACTCATCGAGCGCGCTGTCGTCGTCATCGACCACGACGGCGACGTGCAGTACGCCTGGAGTACCGACGACCTCCAGCAACTCCCTCGTGTCGGAGAAATCAAGGACGCTATCGCCGACACCGGTGGCGACGACACCGCGTTCGCCCGCTACCGTGTCGGCCACGCCCACTACACTGAGGGACGGCGCGCGTTCACGTCGGCGATGGCGGCCTTCCGCGACTCGGAGTGGATGGTCGCACAGGGCGACTTCCAGCAGGCACGTGAGGAGTTCGCCGACGCCGAAGATCACTTCGACACCGCTGTCCGGTTCGTCGACGACGAGTCCCTGAAACCGATCTACGAGGACACAAAGACAAAGGCGAACTCGCTGTGGCAGGCCAGCGACTGGCTTACACAGGCCGCCCGCGCCTACTCTAGCGGGAACGGAGCGGAGGGCCAGCAACTTCGGGACGACGCCGAGCGGCCACTTGAAGCCGCCCGCGGCTACGAGGAACCACCCGACCCCGACGGTCCGTGGCCACCAGATCTGGCGACGCTGGAAAAGGACGCGGACGACGACCGGCCGGCGTTCCTCACACAGGACGAGACAGCTGTGGATACATCGCTCGACGTGGATATCGACGCGGAAGTCGAACGGACAGACAGCGAACTGGCGGAGACGGCATCACCGGCTACCGAGTCTACGCTTGAGTCGACGCCGTCGCCTGAAGCAGCCGATACAGCCGACGAAATGCGAGACGCAGCTGACGGGGCGACGGCAGAATCAGCAGAGGGGACGACGGCGGGGACAGCTGAGAAGGCGACGGACCCGGCGACCTCGCCCAACGAAACGCCTGCTCCCTCGGATCAGTCGACAGCGGCGGAATCTGCTGCATCGCCGGCCGACGACTCGCCGCCGGAATCAGCGTCAACGCCTGACGGCGAGGGTGAGATTTCGGATGTCGACGACACCGATATCGAGGAGATTCAGGCCGAACTGGCCGCCAGCGAAGCCGAGACCGAGCCGACCGACCCGCTGGAAGAGCCGACCGCGATGGTCGAAGCGCCGCCCGACACGGTCGCCAGCGTGGACGACGACACCTCGACACAGGATGCGTCGGACGGCGAGCAGTCGACCCCTGACGCGTCATCGGACGCCGCTACCGCCTCTGAGACGGAGACTGACGACACAGTCGAACTGGATCTGGCCGACCCAATGGCCGACGGTGACGGCGGCGACACGAGCGAATCTGCGGCCGAATCCGGGCCAGATGACGGTTCTGACCCGGAGACAGACGGCGAGCAATCCGACGCGGAGAGCGATAGAAACACGCCTGCGGAACCCGAATCAGACCCGTGACGCGACCTGCCCTTCTGCAGCGGACACGGGCCTACTACGACGCCATTGACGATGACGACTACGACCAGTTGGCATCGCTGCTCGCCCCGTCGTTCGTTCACGACCGCCCTGACCGGAGCATCGAGGGCCGGGACCGGTTCGTACAGTTCATGCGCGAGGAACGGCCCCAGACAGACACCACGCATCCGCTCGACGGCCTCTACTGTCGCCAGGAAGACAGCGCGGTTGAGCCGGCTGACGGCGACGACGCGTCGACGGCAGCGGTCGTCGCCCGCGGCCGCCTGCTCGATGCCGACGGTGAGCGTATCGTTGGCTTCGTCGATGTGTTCACGTTCGCTGGGGACGATATCGAGCGCATCGACACGTACACACGCTGATTCCTGCCGCTCGTGGAGTTACTATTTCACTGTCCCGGCAGCGACAGCCGAGCGCCGTACATCGACCCGTCGGTTTCGGTCCCGACGAGCGCGTCCACGGTCCACGGCGTCTCGCTGACTGCGGCACGGAACCGTGACGGCGCGACCAGTAGCAGGTCGGTCCACGGGCCGGCCAGCCCGTCGTACTCGACACGGAAAGTCCGGTAAGCGACACCGGGCTGGACGTGGTGGGACGCGTCGGTCTCCGGGTCTGCTCGGTCGAGCGTGTCCATGTCGGCGACGAGACAGCCACCGGGCCGCGTCACCGACGCCAGTTCGGTGAGCGTCGTCCGGAGGTCGGCCAGCGAACTGCCAAGGCCGAGTTGTTTGCCCAGCGCAACGACCGTCTCAAACCCGTCACCCGGCGGTCGTGGGAGGTCGCCGACCACGGGACGCTTGACGCCGCGCTCGCGGGCGACTGCGACGGCCCCGGGACTCCGGTCGACCGCCAGCACGCTGTGGCCGCGCTCCTGCAGCGCAAGTGCGTGTCGGCCGACGCCACAGCCGGTGTCGAGGACGCGGCCTCTCACCGTCGAGAACAGGTCCCGCTCGGTGGGATGCCACGCCGATGGCGGCTCGAAGTAGCCCGAAAGATGTGCTTCGGTCAAATCGTCGTCATCGCGGCGGTAGCAGGGTTGCTCGGCGAGGTCGTCGCGATGAAAGTCCAGTACCATCCGGCCGAATGCGTCGTCAGCCATATCTCGACGGTGCTGGCGAACGAATGTAATAGTGTAATGAAATGTGATTTCGTGTAACACACCGCATGCAGACGACTGGACGCCGGCCGTGCGTAACGGACCGCGGTGGAATTAGTCCTTTTCGCCGGCTCCGACGGCGCTCTCGCCGATCTTCTCAGAGCCTTCGATGACTTCCTGACCGCCCATGTACGGACGGAGCGGTTCGGGCACGGTGATGGTCCCGTCGTCGTTCTGGTAGTACTCCATAATTGCGACGAGGACCCGGGGGACGGCGAGTCCGGAGCCGTTCAGCGTGTGGAGATAGTCGGCGGACTCGTGCCGCTCGGGGCGGTAGCGTAGACCAGCGCGCCGGGCCTGGAAATCCTCGAAGTTCGAGACCGAGGAGACTTCGAGCCAGCGGCCGCCGCGGTCGGGACCGTCCGCCATGTCGTCACCGGGGGCCCACACCTCGATGTCGTACTTCTTCGCCTGTGTAAAGCCCATATCGCCGGTGCACATGTCGAGCACGCGGTAGGGCAGTTCGAGGCGGTCAAGGACTTCGGCGGCCTCGTCTAGTAGCCCCTCCAGCCGGTCGTAGCTGTTCTCGGGCCGGACGAAGTTGACAAGTTCGACCTTGTGGAACTGGTGGACGCGGACGTACCCCCGCGTTTCGGTCCCGTGCTCGCCGGCCTCGCGGCGGAAGTTCGGCGAAAACGCCTGATGTTTGACCGGCAGGTCGTCGTCAAGCAGAATCTCGCCGCGGTACATGTTGGTGACCGGCACTTCCGCCGTCGGGAGCAGCCACAGGTCGTCGCTGTCGTAGTCGTCGTCCTGTCTGGCCCCGACGCGGTAGGCGTCCTCGTCGAACTTCGGGAGCTGGCCCGTCCCTTCCATCGAATCGGAGTTGACCGGAATCGGCGGGAGCACGTCGACGTACTCCTGCTCGCGGTGGACATCGAGCATGAACTGGATGAGGGCGTGCTCTAGGCGCGCACCTTCACCTTTGACGAACTGGTAGCCGCCGCCGGACACCTTTGCGCCGCGCTCGAAGTCAAGCAGGTCCAGATCCTCGCCGAGGTCGTAGTGGGGCACCACTTCGTCGGGCAGGTCCCGGAGGTCGCCGAACCCCTCGCGGTAGCGCTCGACGTTGTCTGCCTCGCCCTCGCCGGTCGGGACCGAATCGTGGGGGATGTTCGGCAGTTCGAGCAGGGCGTCTTCCAACTGGGACTCCAGTTCGTCGGCGCGCTCCTCGACGTCCTGTAGTTCGTCTTTGAGTTCCTGCGAGCGGTCGATGGCCTCCTGAGCCTCCTCGTCCTTGCCGTCCTGTTTGAGCTCTCCAATCTTGCTCGATACCTCGTTGCGTTCCTGTCGGAGCCCGTCACCTTCGGCTTTCAGTTCTCGCCACTCCTCGTCGATTTCGAGGATTTCGTCGAGGTCGACGCCCGTGACGCCCTTCCGTTCGATAGCGTCACGGACCGTCTCGGGGTTCTCCCGGACGAACTGTCTCGATAACATGGCCGACGGTTCTCGACGGCAGAAATTAGGCGTGTCGGTCCCGCGGTGGGCGACCCCGACCGTCAATGTCCGTCTCGCTACGCCTCGCCGCCGACCTTCACCGCTAGCACCGGCACCGGCGAGGCCCGGATGACCGACTCGGTGACGCTGCCGATAAGTTCCCGGGAGGGGCCGGTCCGTCCCTCCGTTGCCATCACGACGACGTCGATGTCGTGGCGCTCGACGTACTCCACGACTTCCTCGTGGGGAACGCCCTGCTTGACCGCCGTGGTCACCGTGTCGATGTCGGCGTCTTCGGCCTGTGCCTGCAGGTCGTCGACAGCCTGCTGCCCAGCATCGGCGAGGCGGTCGAAGATGCTGCTGTCCTCGAACTCGGGAATCTGGTCGACTACCTGCTCGGTTTCGAGGACGTGTAGCGCGTGCAGACTCGCATCGTGGCGCTCGGCGAGGTCGATAGCGTGTTCGGCCGCGGTGGCAGCCCCCTCGGAGCCGTCGGTCGGAACGAGTACGGCGTCGTACATACAGTGGTGTTTCTGAGTGCGGGTAAATGGCTTTGCCCTTCCTGATGCTTGGGTGTCACGACAGCCACAGCACAACGGTTTTGCCCCCGCCGGTCACGTGGACGTGTATGGGAATCGGTGACGTTTACGAGGTGACGGTCGGGGACTGCACGGACGTCCACTACGTTGACACCGGGATGTACGACGTAGCTGAGTACGGCTCCGTCTACATCATCGACGCCGAGCGACCGGCGCTGGTCGACACTGGCATCGGTGCGCGACACGAGAACATCCTCTCGGCGATGGAGTCGGTCGGTATCGCGCCCGAGGACTTGGAAGTCATTGCGACGACCCATGTCCATCTGGACCACGCCGGCGGGGCCGGGTATCTCGCCGAGGACTGTCTGAATGCGACGGTGTACGTCCACGAGTCCGGCAAGCGCCACCTCGTCGACCCCGAGCGACTCTGGGAGGGGACCAAACACGCCGTCGGCGACCAGATCGAGTTCTACGGCAAGCCGATCCCGGT from Haloarcula sp. H-GB4 harbors:
- a CDS encoding uracil-DNA glycosylase family protein; the protein is MEQMDGLNVVGCERCDDLCGSRSRIVNGVGPADADLLFVGEAPGANEDEQGEPFVGRSGDVLDDGLRDAGLDRGDVRITNCVRCRPPDNRDPRTGELTNCRDYLETEIDRVDPEVVVTLGKVPAEHLLERDVAVTGEAGDVFDVAIAGQPRRVLVSVHPAATLYDPSQKETFKAALTTAAEFTDAQSGQSRLGEF
- a CDS encoding nuclear transport factor 2 family protein, yielding MTRPALLQRTRAYYDAIDDDDYDQLASLLAPSFVHDRPDRSIEGRDRFVQFMREERPQTDTTHPLDGLYCRQEDSAVEPADGDDASTAAVVARGRLLDADGERIVGFVDVFTFAGDDIERIDTYTR
- the serS gene encoding serine--tRNA ligase; amino-acid sequence: MLSRQFVRENPETVRDAIERKGVTGVDLDEILEIDEEWRELKAEGDGLRQERNEVSSKIGELKQDGKDEEAQEAIDRSQELKDELQDVEERADELESQLEDALLELPNIPHDSVPTGEGEADNVERYREGFGDLRDLPDEVVPHYDLGEDLDLLDFERGAKVSGGGYQFVKGEGARLEHALIQFMLDVHREQEYVDVLPPIPVNSDSMEGTGQLPKFDEDAYRVGARQDDDYDSDDLWLLPTAEVPVTNMYRGEILLDDDLPVKHQAFSPNFRREAGEHGTETRGYVRVHQFHKVELVNFVRPENSYDRLEGLLDEAAEVLDRLELPYRVLDMCTGDMGFTQAKKYDIEVWAPGDDMADGPDRGGRWLEVSSVSNFEDFQARRAGLRYRPERHESADYLHTLNGSGLAVPRVLVAIMEYYQNDDGTITVPEPLRPYMGGQEVIEGSEKIGESAVGAGEKD
- a CDS encoding DUF367 family protein, giving the protein MELHVRYEGDDDPDKCSARKLARMDEAELHRATRSTPPGIVLNPFAEQALSPADRPTPGDGARHSRLVALDCSWETAEREAFDLEGVHRSLPFLVAGNPVNYGTAFQLNTVEAFAGALAILGERDHAERILSTFSWGHTFLELNEEPLERYANCEDSSDIIDVQDDYLAEE
- a CDS encoding DUF5786 family protein — protein: MGFGSYDESEQDNQEYDTDFEDEDGLDAEENAHEGDIEYEFTASNDELLDRLEDIKDNQNT
- a CDS encoding MBL fold metallo-hydrolase translates to MDVHNVTAEAETFTCNAYLAIGEQTTLIDAGAMRGVVDVIREHTDTLDAVVLTHQHGDHVQRLDAVLDAFDAPLYAYGSHPRRDHKLADGDTLTVGDEECEVVYTPGHADDHVSLVSESALFSGDVVVHDDGAFDDGSFGRTDRPGQSRERLIESIERILDRMPAGVEHMYSGHGGVFHGDVREVVERALERAERREPKYPDD
- a CDS encoding 50S ribosomal protein L40e, encoding MASFETASDRLLNKQICMRCNARNPERAQQCRKCGYGNLRPKAKETRSA
- a CDS encoding class I SAM-dependent methyltransferase codes for the protein MADDAFGRMVLDFHRDDLAEQPCYRRDDDDLTEAHLSGYFEPPSAWHPTERDLFSTVRGRVLDTGCGVGRHALALQERGHSVLAVDRSPGAVAVARERGVKRPVVGDLPRPPGDGFETVVALGKQLGLGSSLADLRTTLTELASVTRPGGCLVADMDTLDRADPETDASHHVQPGVAYRTFRVEYDGLAGPWTDLLLVAPSRFRAAVSETPWTVDALVGTETDGSMYGARLSLPGQ
- a CDS encoding universal stress protein — encoded protein: MYDAVLVPTDGSEGAATAAEHAIDLAERHDASLHALHVLETEQVVDQIPEFEDSSIFDRLADAGQQAVDDLQAQAEDADIDTVTTAVKQGVPHEEVVEYVERHDIDVVVMATEGRTGPSRELIGSVTESVIRASPVPVLAVKVGGEA
- a CDS encoding RidA family protein; translation: MAESKTQARNAVEPAETNEQTNIDSSVTRYEGDQPTEHSVYGKRQQDSQLLFFDGQVPDADTARNGDVQEQTLAALDQIRAMAADSGLEPRDLLRTTVYLTEMDQLPAVKQAYAAFFDGQRPSRSVVGVASLPNDATVQIEATGVKR
- a CDS encoding DUF99 family protein, with translation MKAGARALGVAESYRAETSQFAGAVVRASRVADGFVFSTATVGGSDATETVCAMVDRLDREDIRYLLVAGLAPAWFNVLDLQRIHDHTDLPVLSITFESSPGLEGAIREAFDDPDTVQDRLATYRAQPERRPVSVNDETVYVRSVGIDDSAAADVVQAFTPEGGRPEPLRVARLAARGLVEME
- the hisH gene encoding imidazole glycerol phosphate synthase subunit HisH, producing the protein MSVRQTTADVVVVDYGLGNLRSVTRGLERAGADVSLSEDPAEFDAADGIVLPGVGAFSEGMDNAGPFREALVEQVEAGKPLFGICLGMQMLLTTSEEADHEGQGDAEGLDLIPGKNVRFSRDQTVPHMGWNELDVTRDHPLVEGIDGEHAYFVHSYYAVPDDESATVATTDYGTDFASIVANDAGNVFGTQFHPEKSGETGLRILRNYVDYCLDH
- a CDS encoding redoxin domain-containing protein; this encodes MLSEGTAAPLFELPALVDGDCQRVELSDYLGEDVVILAFYPADFNPACDDTSCDLDELDLFTMQKDVTILGISPDSVYSHRAFADRYGLKVPLLSDTDHDVAREYGLDFIDDIGQQLIERAVVVIDHDGDVQYAWSTDDLQQLPRVGEIKDAIADTGGDDTAFARYRVGHAHYTEGRRAFTSAMAAFRDSEWMVAQGDFQQAREEFADAEDHFDTAVRFVDDESLKPIYEDTKTKANSLWQASDWLTQAARAYSSGNGAEGQQLRDDAERPLEAARGYEEPPDPDGPWPPDLATLEKDADDDRPAFLTQDETAVDTSLDVDIDAEVERTDSELAETASPATESTLESTPSPEAADTADEMRDAADGATAESAEGTTAGTAEKATDPATSPNETPAPSDQSTAAESAASPADDSPPESASTPDGEGEISDVDDTDIEEIQAELAASEAETEPTDPLEEPTAMVEAPPDTVASVDDDTSTQDASDGEQSTPDASSDAATASETETDDTVELDLADPMADGDGGDTSESAAESGPDDGSDPETDGEQSDAESDRNTPAEPESDP